In Hydractinia symbiolongicarpus strain clone_291-10 chromosome 15, HSymV2.1, whole genome shotgun sequence, one DNA window encodes the following:
- the LOC130628977 gene encoding uncharacterized protein LOC130628977: protein MESTMKSTESVVKLRHKRRNIEVRVEEDNKQEDKNNMASDMESKHDGFYLKKLVNEPPIVGSYSPMNQRYRQRQSQNLEPLKIPLLSLRGRRQSLPTDTAVLKQHPSMAAENFLSTIDAFSCPGSPQRRSMIFSPILTPAGSVSSLVSSLGDSRTNLNRFEEEEKQEAIFSKINNFLQSLEDADYIKQHTEDACNRMPADISDDLYPYQEQLKSFHKE from the coding sequence aTGGAGAGCACTATGAAGTCAACAGAGAGTGTCGTTAAATTGCGACACAAAAGAAGGAATATTGAAGTGAGAGTAGAGGAAGACAATAAACAAGAAGACAAAAACAACATGGCATCCGATATGGAAAGTAAACACGATGGATTCTACTTAAAAAAGCTTGTCAATGAACCTCCCATTGTTGGTTCATATTCGCCTATGAATCAGCGGTATCGCCAAAGACAATCGCAAAATTTAGAACCGTTAAAAATTCCATTATTAAGCTTAAGGGGTCGAAGACAGAGTTTGCCAACTGATACGGCAGTCTTAAAACAACATCCAAGTATGGCAGCCGAAAACTTTTTGTCCACAATTGATGCCTTTAGCTGTCCTGGAAGCCCACAACGTCGCTCAATGATTTTCTCGCCAATTCTAACTCCAGCTGGGTCAGTGAGTTCATTAGTCTCAAGTTTGGGAGATTCAAGAACTAACTTAAACCGCTTCGAAGAGGAAGAAAAGCAAGAAGctatattttctaaaattaacaattttttacaaagtttagAGGACGCAGACTACATCAAACAACATACTGAAGATGCATGCAATAGAATGCCTGCAGATATATCAGATGACCTATATCCATATCAGGAGCAGCTCAAATCATTCCATAAAGAAtaa
- the LOC130628974 gene encoding ras-GEF domain-containing family member 1B-like — protein MNTYTDSFSGYVVRSSPRVEVAPRGSSTLPRNISHAVNQAHAQPNQQSTFGFKEAIKSKATIFGTLFRPRKRREKKGNIVDVPPQANFTLTTHDKTLNYHNGKVVSGKPQDLISLLVPTHDYYPEPNYIFTFLLCVRLFMPPVQVLQKVADVVEKSIEEDSEHRKEIAKNFMLLLVEWSENFPFDFKCKNMMKEFGRCSKICTNAKPALTSSVNMITKFLVQKFQELLTYVEVSKEFHIQCDEEDKQLSDVCRDPVEFAENLTILELEKLSQIGAEQFVEKFIAQDMTCSQLDLTSTATISCLELYVAWFNRLSYLIATEISMCPIKKDRVKLVNFFIEVGKCCFKKANFNSLMAIIVGLNMNAVARMRRTWLKANQSLFRKLEQEMSPESNFRRYRDTLNERLKNRDKDYVIPVFSILVKDIYFLNEGIKDRLPNDLINFEKFWQLSEQIKDVIFLKNKKCEYSKNEAIMDYLKNTPVCNDEGIYKSSFEVEPPETNFERARYKSVRIKIGNR, from the exons ATGAATACATACACAGACAGTTTCTCTGGTTATGTCGTCCGATCTTCGCCTCGTGTCGAGGTAGCACCAAGAGGGAGCTCCACCCTCCCTAGA AACATCAGCCATGCTGTCAATCAGGCGCATGCGCAGCCAAATCAACAATCTACTTTCGGTTTCAAAGAAGCCATTAAAAGCAAA gctaccATATTTGGGACATTATTTCGACCAAGAAAGCGAAGAGAAAAG AAGGGGAATATAGTGGACGTTCCACCACAAGCTAACTTTACTCTTACCACACATGACAAG ACGTTAAACTACCACAACGGAAAAGTCGTCAGTGGAAAGCCACAAGATCTTATATCTTTGTTAGTTCCAACGCATGACTATTATCCAGAACCTAActatatttttacatttctcTTATGTGTACGTCTTTTCATGCCCCCTGTCCAAGTTCTTCAGAAAGTGGCAGATGTAGTTGAAAAATCGATCGAAGAGGATAGTGAACACAGAAAAGAGATTGCGAAAAACTTCATGTTACTCTTAGTAGAGTGGAGCGAAAATTTCCCATTTGATTTTAAATGTAAGAACATGATGAAAGAGTTCGGCAGATGCAGCAAAATTTGCACAAATGCGAAACCTGCACTTACGTCGTCAGTCAATATGATTACAAAATTTTTAGTACAAAAATTTCAGGAATTATTAACATACGTTGAAGTATCGAAAGAATTTCACATCCAGTGTGACGAGGAAGATAAACAACTCTCTGATGTATGTCGTGACCCTGTCGAATTTGCGGAAAATTTAACGATATTAGAACTTGAAAAGTTATCGCAAATCGGCGCCGAACAGTTTGTGGAGAAATTTATTGCGCAAGATATGACGTGTAGTCAGTTAGATTTGACGTCGACGGCGACGATTTCTTGTCTTGAACTTTACGTAGCATGGTTTAACCGCTTGAGTTATCTCATCGCAACTGAAATTTCCATGTGCCCGATAAAGAAAGATCGTGTAAAACTCGTGAACTTTTTTATCGAAGTGGGTaagtgttgttttaaaaaagctaaTTTTAACTCTCTTATGGCCATCATCGTCGGCTTAAATATGAACGCTGTAGCGCGCATGCGCAGAACATGGCTAAAAGCCAATCAAAGTCTGTTTAGAAAACTCGAACAGGAAATGTCGCCAGAAAGTAATTTTCGTCGATACAGGGACACTTTGAATGAACGGCTGAAGAATCGAGACAAAGATTACGTCATACCAGTGTTTTCAATATTGGTGAAGGACATCTATTTTCTTAATGAAGGTATAAAAGACCGACTTCCTAACGACCTTATAAACTTCGAAAAATTTTGGCAGCTTTCCGAgcaaattaaagatgttatctttCTGAAGAATAAAAAGTGCGAGTATTCAAAGAACGAAGCAATCATGGACTACTTGAAAAACACACCAGTGTGTAATGACGAAGGTATCTACAAATCTTCGTTCGAGGTTGAACCTCCTGAAACGAACTTCGAAAGAGCTCGTTATAAATCTGTGCGGATTAAAATCGGTAACAGGTAA
- the LOC130628972 gene encoding uncharacterized protein LOC130628972 codes for MCARRLCWLPLFFFICCINARPWDVELSNATSPNNFTTQNETSENVTVLTDAVLSNTSSLANDGSNRSNQINSSREASNNIEHTTLDTSRDFNTSRVNQFNSNSVSCLLPSCNETFPSCNKTLFPLCNRTLQTNSLNNATTMNNATLTSLKAINASNVIISSSNNNTVPRHIQTFETGGIKEDTTSDRHDSIKGRNQHHSISEFSGNLTKIEFGTVSDAEDTNGTRTVSKQNETVQFDMGNKSYALTNVTSEHNCSGCLRDENGDVTSLHSYKGTPVTEDVEEGSASGEEINMKRCKTQHFSTSSRRDIFDMFSSEEDDDLAAANINCLTVTRRRLITNNKTHRKVTHSNGTKTEKDDKSEEEKNKERQDMNKQRAKSNEQRAKELELTKYKILNGIHDSPTQPPDTNDDRNIENKTMEIDPSMLPSNESNKEPPADLRDANVGIVGMDTHPAIEPNNKTQRRNKTKEIKNTNNEITRVDKVDIIPKKKILCFGDSITKGFYGDNKTFNPFSNKLEELLNNNKKTEYEVLNFGIPGACASKKMQTRLPDVIKEEKPLDLVILLAGTNDLLSEDCADNLDLYAEIKKLHESVHKMGVKSVVVTIPDISVNVNGTKKMTKEEFKEAWNELNQKLRLFVYTSKENNMILSDLADEFTRQGVKDGMNMNGMWADKVHPSKEGYDRIGEIIFKDIDGKF; via the exons ATGTGTGCACGGAGGTTGTGTTGGCTTCCTCTCTTCTTCTTTATATGCTGCATCAATGCAAGACCATGGGATG tcGAACTTTCAAATGCTACATCTCCCAACAATTTCACCACACAGAACGAAACATCAGAAAATGTTACTGTATTGACTGACGCAGTGCTTAGCAACACCTCATCACTCGCTAACGATGGGTCCAATCGGAGTAATCAAATCAATTCTTCTAGAGAAGCAAGTAACAACATAGAACACACAACACTGGACACCTCAAGAGACTTTAACACCTCTAGAGTGAATCAATTTAATAGTAATTCAGTGTCATGCTTACTCCCATCATGCAATGAAACATTCCCATCATGCAACAAAACACTGTTTCCGTTATGCAATAGAACACTACAAACAAATTCTCTAAACAATGCAACAACTATGAATAATGCAACTTTGACATCTTTAAAAGCAATAAACGCCTCGAATGTTATTATTTCTTCCTCTAACAATAACACAGTACCTCGACACATACAGACGTTCGAAACAGGTGGAATTAAAGAGGATACTACCAGTGACAGACATGACAGTATCAAAGGGCGAAATCAGCACCATTCAATCTCTGAGTTCAGTGGAAACCTGACAAAGATAGAGTTTGGAACAGTTAGTGATGCTGAAGACACAAATGGTACTCGAACTGTAAGTAAACAAAATGAAACCGTTCAATTCGATATGGGAAATAAATCATACGCCCTTACCAATGTGACGTCAGAACACAACTGTAGTGGTTGTCTAAGAGACGAGAATGGCGATGTGACGTCATTGCATTCGTATAAAGGAACACCTGTAACTGAAGATGTAGAGGAAGGCTCCGCAAGTGGGGAAGAAATAAACATGAAGAGATGTAAAACTCAACATTTTAGCACTTCATCTCGAAGAGATATCTTTGATATGTTTAGTAGCGAAGAAGATGATGATCTCGCTGCGGCTAATATAAACTGTCTAACGGTGACGCGACGTCGTTTAATTACCAACAATAAAACACATCGTAAAGTGACGCATAGCAACGGGACGAAGACGGAGAAAGATGACAAAAGTGAAGAAGAGAAGAATAAAGAAAGACAAGACATGAATAAACAAAGAGCAAAATCGAACGAGCAACGCGCCAAAGAATTAGAACTTACTAAATACAAAATCTTAAACGGTATACACGATTCACCCACGCAACCACCCGATACAAACGATGATCGTAACATCGAAAATAAAACCATGGAAATAGATCCTTCGATGTTACCTAGCAACGAATCAAACAAAGAACCACCCGCCGATCTTCGTGATGCTAATGTCGGAATTGTTGGCATGGATACGCATCCGGCTATTGAACCCAACAACAAAACTCAGCGTCGAAACAAAACAaaggaaattaaaaatacaaacaacGAAATCACCCGTGTAGACAAAGTCGATATCATTCccaagaaaaaaatactttgctTTGGCGATTCTATAACAAAGGGATTCTATGGCGACAATAAAACATTTAATCCGTTTTCTAATAAATTAGAAGAGTTgttaaacaataacaaaaagacTGAGTACGAAGTTTTAAACTTTGGAATTCCAGGAGCATGTGCATCAAAGAAAATGCAAACCCGTCTTCCCGATGTGATTAAAGAAGAGAAGCCGTTAGATCTTGTTATTCTCTTAGCGGGTACTAACGATCTGTTATCGGAAGATTGCGCAGATAACCTAGATTTATACGCAGAGATAAAAAAGCTTCATGAAAGTGTCCACAAGATGGGCGTAAAATCTGTTGTGGTCACCATCCCTGATATCTCAGTAAATGTGAACGGAACTAAAAAGATGACGAAAGAAGAATTTAAAGAGGCTTGGAATGAACTCAACCAAAAACTTCGTTTGTTCGTCTACACttctaaagaaaataatatgatATTAAGTGATTTAGCAGATGAGTTTACGAGACAGGGTGTAAAAGACGGTATGAATATGAATGGGATGTGGGCGGATAAAGTGCACCCCTCCAAGGAAGGTTATGATCGCATTggagaaattatttttaaagatattgatgggaaattttaa